The following proteins come from a genomic window of Aspergillus luchuensis IFO 4308 DNA, chromosome 3, nearly complete sequence:
- a CDS encoding alpha/beta hydrolase (COG:S;~EggNog:ENOG410PSKI;~InterPro:IPR000073,IPR029058;~PFAM:PF12697;~antiSMASH:Cluster_3.6) translates to MAVSTTIIFIPGAWHNPHCFAKVTQRLEADGYNTDVVHLPSVGPNKPHSDFLEDVLQIREQIESAVKAGQRVVVVMHSYGGLPGCEAIRGLDWASRQRQGQPGGVVHLFFCCSFIVPEGKSLISSFGGDDLPWFQVSDDGLLVTPATPRETFYNDMNEVDAKRAVEALKPHSYQTFHSNITFAAWKHVPSTYLYCLRDEAIPLSVQKTMVEEVAKGIQIQTHLVDASHSPFYTAPDHVAVAIKAATQ, encoded by the coding sequence ATGGCTGTATCAACAACAATTATCTTCATCCCTGGTGCGTGGCACAACCCTCATTGTTTCGCCAAAGTGACTCAACGGCTGGAAGCCGACGGTTACAACACAGACGTCGTTCACTTGCCCTCTGTTGGTCCTAACAAGCCACATTCCGATTTCTTGGAAGATGTCCTTCAGATCAGGGAACAGATCGAGAGTGCTGTCAAAGCTGGCCAACGAGTGGTGGTCGTGATGCACTCGTACGGTGGGCTTCCAGGCTGCGAGGCAATTCGTGGCTTAGACTGGGCATCTCGACAGCGCCAGGGTCAACCAGGGGGTGTCGTTCATCTCTTCTTTTGCTGTTCGTTTATCGTTCCGGAGGGGAAATCATTGATTAGTTCTTTTGGCGGCGATGATCTCCCTTGGTTCCAAGTCTCGGACGATGGATTGCTTGTGACACCGGCTACCCCCAGAGAAACATTCTACAACGACATGAATGAAGTTGATGCAAAAAGGGCTGTCGAAGCACTAAAACCGCATAGTTACCAGACTTTTCATAGCAACATTACCTTCGCGGCTTGGAAGCATGTTCCGTCCACGTACCTCTATTGTTTGAGGGACGAGGCCATCCCACTCTCAGTGCAGAAAAcgatggtggaggaggttgctaAAGGGATCCAGATTCAAACTCACCTTGTGGATGCATCTCACAGTCCTTTTTATACAGCGCCAGACCATGTGGCAGTTGCCATCAAGGCCGCTACTCAGTGA
- a CDS encoding threonine ammonia-lyase (COG:E;~EggNog:ENOG410PUTJ;~InterPro:IPR036052,IPR000634,IPR001926;~PFAM:PF00291;~go_function: GO:0030170 - pyridoxal phosphate binding [Evidence IEA];~go_process: GO:0006520 - cellular amino acid metabolic process [Evidence IEA]) translates to MASLGRPSNNPTSSSPNPIWTSSIMQISLQEIAANAIQARRRIRHHIYKTPLIPARRIGHDQDAKVLFKAENFQLTGSFKIRGALSKLSSPSAQGPLITASSGNHGIGASFAARVLAKNLTVVLPETVVQTKLENIKSFGVDVILHGAETGLAERHAQQLASSGSYTYISPYNDAEVIAGQGTIGLEILEQLDEIDNIFISMGGGGLLSGVGSVLKSFSPKTKIYGVSASNSKALAASLMAGHVVETDHFPTLAEAVAGGIDQNTITLPLANAVVDYVIECNEAEILRFVKALAAQENIIVEGSAALALAGFNKVAEKLTGQTSVILLCGGNVDHDYIPKVVCS, encoded by the coding sequence ATGGCATCCCTTGGCCGTCCCTCAAACAAcccgacatcatcttcacctaATCCAATCTggacatcatccatcatgcaAATTTCACTTCAGGAGATTGCGGCTAACGCCATTCAAGCCAGGAGACGCATTCGCCATCACATCTACAAAACCCCTCTAATACCAGCCAGACGAATCGGTCATGATCAGGACGCAAAGGTTCTGTTTAAAGCAGAAAATTTTCAACTAACAGGGTCTTTCAAAATACGAGGGGCACTTTCTAAACTGTCGTCCCCATCAGCACAGGGGCCTCTGATCACAGCATCGTCAGGTAACCACGGCATCGGTGCCAGTTTTGCCGCCAGAGTGCTCGCAAAGAACCTTACCGTCGTCCTTCCCGAGACAGTGGTGCAGACAAAGTTGGAAAATATTAAGTCGTTCGGTGTCGACGTGATCCTGCATGGTGCGGAGACCGGTCTGGCTGAACGGCACGCGCAGCAGCTTGCTTCGTCGGGTTCCTACACTTATATCTCGCCGTACAACGACGCTGAAGTGATTGCCGGACAAGGAACAATCGGACTTGAAATCCTTGAGCAGCTGGACGAAATAGATAACATCTTCATTTCcatgggcggtggtgggctTCTCAGCGGTGTCGGATCTGTTCTCAAATCTTTCTCCCCCAAGACGAAGATATATGGAGTCTCCGCCAGCAATTCCAAAGCGTTGGCAGCCTCTCTAATGGCTGGTCATGTCGTTGAAACGGATCATTTCCCTACCCTGGCCGAGGCTGTGGCCGGCGGTATTGACCAAAACACGATAACGCTTCCTCTCGCAAACGCGGTCGTGGACTACGTTATTGAGTGCAACGAAGCAGAGATCCTGAGATTCGTGAAGGCTCTTGCTGCTCAGGAGAACATTATCGTCGAGGGCTCTGCGGCGCTTGCTCTTGCAGGATTCAATAAAGTCGCTGAGAAATTGACCGGCCAAACCAGTGTCATCCTTCTATGTGGTGGGAACGTTGATCATGATTATATCCCGAAGGTAGTATGTAGCTAG